One window of Pelobates fuscus isolate aPelFus1 chromosome 9, aPelFus1.pri, whole genome shotgun sequence genomic DNA carries:
- the LOC134573551 gene encoding syntaxin-1A-like, protein MKDRLEELNNRVREDESLGFDENLAFDNPVYHESESNDMDLFFKEISGLSSSLKKLKEVSDRIEGQQEEVLCSTTEVSICEGKKELSKIKNIFTSDAKVIQFQLGKMKGGLTQDEKNWKAEHRIRQSQFTVLTNRYKEIMTQHYINETKYMERLKEQIMRQAELAGLNLPEEEVNRLIGSPMAPQIVGQDLEILKAKHHLAMAHERHKQLLDLEAQITELHSLFIQMDLLVCEQQDIINNIEYHVLNTTDYISQSSAQVKKALKYQKQSRIAAVIAALLGLCACCTCLSCASKVVR, encoded by the coding sequence ATGAAGGACAGGCTTGAAGAGTTAAATAACAGAGTTCGAGAAGATGAATCCTTGGGATTTGATGAGAATTTGGCCTTTGATAACCCTGTCTACCATGAATCAGAAAGCAATGACATGGACTTGTTTTTCAAGGAAATCTCCGGTCTGTCCTCCTCTCTCAAGAAGCTAAAAGAAGTGTCTGATCGAATTGAAGGCCAGCAAGAAGAGGTCTTATGCAGCACAACCGAGGTGTCCATCTGTGAAGGAAAGAAGGagctaagtaaaataaaaaatatctttaCTTCTGATGCCAAGGTCATCCAGTTTCAGCTCGGCAAAATGAAAGGAGGGTTGACTCAAGATGAGAAAAACTGGAAGGCAGAACATCGGATTCGGCAAAGCCAGTTCACCGTTTTAACAAATCGATACAAAGAGATCATGACTCAACATTATATTAATGAGACAAAGTACATGGAGAGGTTAAAGGAACAGATCATGAGGCAAGCTGAACTAGCCGGCTTGAACCTTCCTGAAGAGGAGGTCAATCGGTTGATAGGGAGTCCGATGGCTCCGCAGATTGTTGGACAAGATTTGGAAATCCTCAAAGCTAAACATCATCTAGCTATGGCCCATGAGAGACATAAACAACTTCTAGATCTGGAGGCTCAGATTACAGAACTTCACTCGCTTTTTATCCAGATGGACCTGTTAGTTTGTGAGCAGCAGGACATTATTAATAACATTGAGTACCATGTGCTCAACACGACGGACTACATATCGCAATCTAGCGCGCAAGTAAAGAAAgctttaaaataccagaaacagtCTCGCATAGCTGCAGTTATTGCCGCTCTCTTGGGTCTCTGTGCCTGCTGTACTTGTCTATCTTGTGCTTCCAAAGTTGTTCGATAA